The Candidatus Eisenbacteria bacterium genome includes the window GGACCTGATCCCGGTGCTGGGGGCCTGGACCGTCGAGGCCTACACGTATTGCCCCAAGGTCGACAGCTCCAAAGCCCGCGTGCGGCTCGGGTGGTCTCCGCGCTACCGCACGATCGAGGAGGGGGTCCCCGTGGTCGTGCGCGAGTTCCGGCGCACGGCCCAAGCGCTGGCCGTCTAACCGACGGCTCTTTCGAGCCACCGGCCCCGCAAAATTCCCCAACCTGGGATCCGCCTCCCCAGGGCCCTCTTTCGTAATCCCCTCGAAAAGCTAGGGATGCCGGCCGACCCGTGGGGGCACGCTCCATGCGCTACGCGAAGGCGAGACAAGGTGCCTCGATGGAGGGGCGGATAGGGCTCGCAAGCGGTGACAGAGGAGGCGGCATGAAGCATCGGTGGAGGACAACGGCGGGGCTCGCGCTCGTGGCAGGAATCGGCCTCGCGCTTGCCGGGTGCGCCCGGTCGCCGCTCGCGGTTCCGAACGGAGGAGCTGCGGGGACGTACGCATCACCTCCGATCATCACGGTCTCCTCGGATGGGACGCTGGGCTACGTCCCGGCTCCCGTCGGCATGGCGGCGGAGGGAGCCCTGAGGGGCGGGCGCCTGACCTCCCGATCGCTGAGTGTCTCCGCCACGGTGGAGGGTGCGCGCGGCGGCACGATTCGAGCCGGGCGTTTCAGCGTCCAGATTCCCGCCGGCGCGTTCAGTGGCTCGGCCACGGTCATGGTCTCCATGGCCGATTCCACGGTAATGATGTGCGACCTCACGATCTCGCCCAAATCGGCGAACGTGTTCAAATATCCGGCCGTGTTGACCGCGGATCTCTCCGGGACCTTGGTCGACACCTCGACGTTCCCTTCCACCGTCACGGTGTACTGGTACGACCCGGTCCGGCGCGTTTGGGTGAATCTGGCCGCCCAATGCTGGGTATCCGGCTCGTCCGTTTCGGCCTCTCTCGATCATTTTTCGAAATACAGCGCCGGCAAGGCGGGCTGGTAAAGGGACCATGGCACTTATCGAATATGTCGCGCTCGTCATCCTGGGAGGGCTCGTGCTTGCCTGGGAGGCCTGGGCGCCCGGTCAAGCGGGTGCCGAGCCCCTCACGCTGCTCTTCTGGGTCCTGGCGAATATGCTGGGCGAGCTTCTCTGGCTTCCGGCGCCCAAGGAGCGGGGCTACCTGAGCATGGCGACCGCCGCGAACTTCGCGACGCTCCTCATCCTTCCCGTTTCGCTCGCGGTCACGGTGACGGTGCTGGCCGGCGCGCTCGTGGACCTCCTGTTCCGGCATCGGCGCTGGTATCAGGTTCTCTTCAACGCATCCGTCTGCTGCATCGCGGTATTCTCGGCGTCCCACGTGTTCACCTCGGTGGGCCAGGGAAGGGATGGGCTCGAGAACCTGCTCTCACCGCTCAACGCCGGCGCGCTCGTGCTCTCGGCGCTGACGTACTTCCTGGTGAACACATGGCTCGTGACGGGGGTCGTGGCGCTCGATCAGAAGTTGAAGCCGTGCCCCGTGTGGGCCACGACGTTCGCCTCGCCCCAGGAAGTCTTGGGCTCCTTCGTCCTCTTCACCTTGGGGCTCCTCTTCGCGGCGCTCTTCCTCGCGTGGGGCTATCTGAGCGCCTTTCCGGCCACGATCGCCACGTGCTTCGTGCGGGGTGCATACAATCGCTACGTGGAGGCGCGGGGGGCGCCTCAAGCTATTGCATCTCGAGCAGACGCTGCCTCAGGTCCGGGCTGAGCGTCCCGACATAGACCTCTTCGGCCGGGCCGGTCATGATGAGACTCAAGTCGGACCCGACCTCGACTTCCAGCTGCCCCCCTTCCATCAGCACGGTTACCTTTCCATCGACAAGGCCCCGGTCGAAACACGCCGTCGCGACGGCGCACGCGCTCGTGCCGGAGGCGAGCGTGTGCCCCGCGCCCCGCTCCCAGACGAGCGCCCGCGCGCTGGCGCGGGATTCGGCGGCGGCGATCTGCACGTTGATGCGCTGGGGGAATTGCGCATGTCGCTCCACCAGAGGACCGATCGCGAATAGGCGCTCGCGCGTCAGGGGCTCGCCGAAAATGACGCAATGCGGGTTCCCCACCGAAACCACCGTCACGTCGAGACGGCGGCGCTCGATCGCGAGCGAGCGAATCGCGCGATCGATGCTCGCCCGCCCCATCTCGAGCCGCACCGCGTAGACCCTCCCGGCCCGCCGGTAGACCTCGGTCGTGACCGGCCCCGCCGCGGTTACGATCACAAAGGTGCTCTCGATCGTGTAGCCGTGGTCGCTCAGGAATTTGGCCGCGATTCGAAGCCCGTTCCCGCTCCGTTCCGCTTCCGAGCCGTCGGGGTTCCAGATCCGGGCGAAGAACCCATCGACGCGTTTCGTGACCTCCAGCACCCCGTCGGAGCCCAAGCCCAGGTTCCGATGGCAGAGGAGGCGTACCCGCTCGGGCGTGAGCGGGATTCCGAAGCGCTCGCCGTCCACCACGATGTAGTCGTTCCCCAGGCCGTGTCCCTTGACGAAGTCAGCTCCGAGCATCGTCGGATTCCAGTCCGGCGGCCGAGAGCGCCTCCCGGACCACCGCGTCCCCCGCCATGGGAGCGCAAAGCTCGATCGCCTCGCGCACGCCCGCGCGGGTGCCGCCCACGTGGATCGCGCCGATCGCGTGAGAGCGGAGCTGGCGCCACATGCGCGAGGTGGCGAGGATCGCCACGATGCAGTACTCGCGCGTGACGGTGTCGAGCCCGGGGCGGGAAAGCGTCTTTCCGTAGCCCTCGAGAATCATCCAGGAAGCGAGGTCCGGGGAGAGATCCCGCATGGTTTCCATCAGCTTGACGTAGTTCTTGCCGTAGACCCGCCGGCAGAGCGACTCCCCGGCGTGATTCCACTCGGATGGATTGGCCGGCTTCTCCGGACCCGGGCGCGCGCCGTGGCGCGCGAGCACGGGCTTCGCGGCGAAGAAGGCCTCGATGGCATGCGGGAATCCGAGGAAAAGATAGGATTGGAGGAGTGTTTCGTAGACCGCCTCGGGGGCGGCTCCTTCCCGGAGCGCCTCCGCCGCGTGATCGGCGGTCCCGGAGGCGTCCCCCGCCGCGATCGCCGCTGAAAGAGAAACGAGCCGCGCTTCGGGGGGACGTAGCGCTCGCGCCCGCTTGCCCGGGTCAGCGGCCAAGGGCGTGGGACAGCTTGGGCAGGGTGACGTCCATGCGGTATGGGATATTCATGTGGCCGTCCTCGAACTCCTCGTACTCATGGGGGACCCCCAGCGCTTCAAGCCGCTTCACGAAACACCGCGCGCCCAACTCGAGAAAGTATTCGTCCTCGCGGCCGCAGTCGAGAAAGAGAAGCCGGAGTTTCTTCAGGCTCTCGGCGTGCCGGTCGACCAAATAGAGAGGATCCCATTCGAGCCAGCGCTTCCACACGTCCTCGTGGATCGCGCCGGTCTCGAGATCGAAGGGGAGGTCGCAGTAGGCCGGCGGGACGGCCACGTTCGGCGAGTAGGCGGCGCTCATCGCGACGATATTGAGCGC containing:
- the dapF gene encoding diaminopimelate epimerase; this encodes MLGADFVKGHGLGNDYIVVDGERFGIPLTPERVRLLCHRNLGLGSDGVLEVTKRVDGFFARIWNPDGSEAERSGNGLRIAAKFLSDHGYTIESTFVIVTAAGPVTTEVYRRAGRVYAVRLEMGRASIDRAIRSLAIERRRLDVTVVSVGNPHCVIFGEPLTRERLFAIGPLVERHAQFPQRINVQIAAAESRASARALVWERGAGHTLASGTSACAVATACFDRGLVDGKVTVLMEGGQLEVEVGSDLSLIMTGPAEEVYVGTLSPDLRQRLLEMQ